Proteins encoded by one window of Burkholderia plantarii:
- a CDS encoding LysR family transcriptional regulator has product MKLELRHLRCVLAVAEHLHFARAAEALGIAPPSLTKQIQEAERLLQLRLFHRSRRSVELTAAGAAYVPEAATALAALARAHELGQRAERGELGRIRIGYVGSAAFTGVMQQAVIGFRARRPQVDVQLAELPMDAIPAMLDDGRLDLAYVRPPVSCPDGIRSVRVHADEFVVALPAASPLAALPAIAARQLRDAAFTLPEQQGGTFEVARRGRFTPAIESRPGTLAAVLARVSLGDTVAVVPGAVCDCIRLPGVVYRPLAGKPVRSEIALLFRHHERSQAVRAFLRHAAGDEVPVPAGKDAARTRTSAPAPGRRIG; this is encoded by the coding sequence GTGAAGCTCGAACTGCGCCATCTGCGCTGCGTGCTGGCCGTCGCCGAGCACCTGCATTTCGCCCGTGCCGCCGAGGCACTCGGCATCGCGCCGCCGTCGCTGACCAAGCAGATCCAGGAGGCCGAACGGCTGCTGCAGCTGCGCCTGTTCCACCGCAGCCGCCGCTCGGTCGAGCTGACGGCGGCCGGCGCCGCCTACGTCCCCGAGGCCGCCACCGCGCTCGCGGCGCTCGCGCGCGCGCACGAACTCGGCCAGCGCGCCGAGCGCGGCGAGCTGGGCCGGATCCGGATCGGCTATGTCGGCTCGGCCGCGTTCACGGGCGTGATGCAGCAGGCCGTGATCGGCTTTCGCGCGCGGCGCCCGCAGGTGGACGTGCAGCTGGCCGAGCTGCCGATGGACGCGATCCCGGCGATGCTCGACGACGGCCGCCTCGATCTGGCCTACGTGCGCCCGCCCGTGAGCTGCCCCGACGGGATCCGGAGCGTGCGCGTCCACGCCGACGAATTCGTCGTCGCGCTGCCGGCCGCCTCGCCGCTCGCGGCGCTGCCGGCGATCGCGGCACGCCAGCTGCGCGACGCCGCGTTCACGCTGCCCGAGCAGCAGGGCGGCACCTTCGAGGTGGCGCGGCGCGGGCGCTTCACGCCGGCCATCGAGTCGCGCCCGGGCACGCTCGCCGCCGTGCTCGCGCGCGTCTCGCTCGGCGACACGGTGGCGGTGGTGCCGGGCGCCGTGTGCGATTGCATCCGGCTGCCCGGCGTGGTCTACCGGCCGCTCGCCGGCAAGCCGGTGCGCTCGGAGATCGCCTTGCTGTTCCGCCACCACGAGCGTTCGCAGGCGGTGCGCGCGTTCCTGCGCCATGCCGCTGGCGACGAGGTGCCGGTGCCGGCGGGCAAGGACGCGGCGCGCACCCGAACATCCGCGCCGGCGCCTGGGCGGCGGATCGGCTGA
- a CDS encoding MFS transporter yields the protein MTGSTNHTNPAPARAMRSRAGGRPRRGSPGFLLATASATCALITLDTNIVAVSLPSIARAFHAGFADAEWVVSAYMVSFASCLLPMGALADRYGRKRMMLLGLLAFAAASLACGLAPGVLFLNLARAAKGVGAAMLLTAALAVIAHAFPDARERARAWAIWGMTMGIATTVAPLVGGVITQWVGWRWIFLLNLPVCAVLLGCAWRAVDESRNAGAGRVDVAGSALFGTGLASGIWALIGAQDEGWHGAATLLRGAACALLLAGFVRLERRRPHAMIDLALFGQPRFVAAVLGMFGYAACAQVMMTFLPLYLQNAFGWAAVRAGVGMLPFAVAMVAGPYLGARLSHRLPGAAMLSAGLALVGAGNLLTALVAARGGYGPVALGMIVTGLGAGVLNGDTQKAIMACVPPERTGMASGISTTTRFTAIVTSIGVLGAVLASRTHAALGAALATEPAARARLDARFMSDLLAGDPAHAIGALPGALRASVAAVAPGSFASGFAAALSVAGGLAIVVAVPVWRLAAAGRRVARADALRERA from the coding sequence ATGACGGGCAGCACGAACCACACGAATCCCGCACCGGCGCGGGCCATGCGGAGCCGCGCCGGCGGCCGGCCCCGGCGCGGCTCGCCGGGCTTCCTGCTGGCCACGGCCTCGGCCACCTGCGCGCTGATCACGCTCGACACCAATATCGTCGCGGTATCGCTGCCGTCGATCGCGCGCGCGTTCCACGCCGGCTTTGCCGACGCCGAATGGGTGGTCAGCGCCTACATGGTGTCGTTCGCCTCGTGCCTGCTGCCGATGGGCGCGCTGGCCGACCGCTACGGCCGCAAGCGCATGATGCTGCTCGGCCTGCTCGCGTTCGCGGCGGCTTCGCTCGCCTGCGGGCTCGCGCCGGGCGTGCTGTTCCTCAATCTCGCGCGCGCGGCCAAGGGCGTGGGCGCCGCGATGCTGCTCACCGCCGCGCTCGCCGTGATCGCCCACGCGTTTCCCGACGCGCGCGAACGGGCGCGCGCCTGGGCGATCTGGGGCATGACGATGGGCATCGCCACCACCGTGGCGCCGCTCGTCGGCGGCGTGATCACGCAGTGGGTCGGCTGGCGCTGGATCTTCCTGCTGAACCTGCCGGTCTGCGCGGTGCTGCTCGGCTGCGCGTGGCGCGCGGTGGATGAATCGCGCAACGCCGGCGCCGGGCGCGTGGACGTGGCCGGCAGCGCGCTGTTCGGCACGGGTCTCGCGAGCGGCATCTGGGCGCTGATCGGCGCGCAGGACGAGGGCTGGCACGGCGCCGCCACGCTGCTGCGCGGCGCGGCCTGCGCGCTGCTGCTGGCCGGCTTCGTGCGGCTCGAGCGGCGGCGGCCGCACGCGATGATCGACCTCGCGCTGTTCGGCCAGCCGCGCTTCGTGGCCGCCGTGCTCGGCATGTTCGGCTACGCGGCCTGCGCGCAGGTGATGATGACGTTCCTGCCGCTCTACCTGCAGAACGCGTTCGGTTGGGCGGCGGTGCGGGCCGGCGTGGGGATGCTGCCGTTCGCGGTGGCGATGGTGGCCGGGCCGTATCTGGGCGCGCGACTCTCGCACCGGCTGCCGGGCGCGGCGATGCTGTCCGCCGGCCTCGCGCTGGTGGGCGCGGGCAACCTGCTGACCGCGCTGGTGGCTGCGCGCGGCGGCTACGGGCCGGTCGCGCTCGGCATGATCGTGACCGGGCTCGGCGCCGGCGTGCTGAACGGCGACACGCAGAAGGCGATCATGGCCTGCGTGCCGCCCGAGCGCACCGGCATGGCCTCGGGGATCAGCACCACCACGCGCTTCACGGCGATCGTCACATCGATCGGCGTGCTCGGCGCGGTGCTGGCCTCGCGCACCCACGCGGCGCTCGGCGCGGCGCTGGCCACGGAGCCGGCGGCGCGGGCGCGGCTCGACGCGCGCTTCATGTCGGACCTGCTCGCGGGCGACCCGGCGCATGCGATCGGCGCGCTGCCGGGGGCGCTGCGCGCGAGCGTGGCGGCGGTCGCGCCGGGCAGCTTCGCGAGCGGATTCGCGGCGGCGCTGTCGGTGGCGGGAGGGCTCGCGATCGTGGTGGCCGTGCCGGTGTGGCGGCTCGCGGCGGCCGGCCGGCGCGTCGCGCGCGCGGACGCGTTGCGCGAGCGTGCCTGA